A window of the Diorhabda carinulata isolate Delta chromosome 1, icDioCari1.1, whole genome shotgun sequence genome harbors these coding sequences:
- the LOC130898930 gene encoding DNA excision repair protein ERCC-5 homolog — protein sequence MGVHGLWKLIESSGKPVPLETLENKVLAVDVSIWLHQAIKGFQDNKGAPIANAHLLGIYHRVCKLLYFKIKPIFVFDGGVPTLKRQTIAKRNQYRSKNSSEADRLQRQLISTLLKHTAISKVLSEKTKASLPLLKKSSTKYDTLYDPPSADFDSLESSDEEVTGSSSTTDSSPTKQWDLHSIDTTSHYFKSLPLEVKHEILTDLKDTRKQNSWGKLHQLPKQSDDFSNYQMKRLLKRQEVQTALDNVLKEMGGMSLSLAELESLLNDQGIKTNNDSNFGKRIASDNKTRYLYIKDIQKEIKESEKAEETKKTSVSNTNEQEELKEAIQLSLQETPSTSNFEAADLTIETKADLEEEEELQRAIQLSLGKNPHLKELKPSFSFLESFNDGDFQSSSEEDFEDLTQTFNKPTVKAMSSAQNYMMEYSGLTPAEIEKIIGDNKNLYLSFKNAKLTELNADLVRESEQSKGKEQKNLKGEDIIKQTQSEDQNNKNSSMTNSEQTPKQDETDVEDDIELMSNSDSDDDDFCTVDITEKDISKEKGVKNTKDNLLLKENQPIIFEVVIDPNKIEADDLFGDIFEANTVKDLQGDFLAKENLHNNVKTLENFIEPNHKDDRSKDSSNAPLVDEKKLVDSMEQDSIDKEKSNICKDFINNKTKIDEVNNEESVEENDQVDENKEKMNLSDNITLTMPAVPKLTIQEMQELKDNLMHDKIDIIREKSKKERLANNITDQMYQEAQELLELFGVPYIVAPMEAEAQCAFLDEIELTNGTITDDSDIWLFGGKTVYKNFFNQSKYVMEFKSENIEHHFKLNRQQMILLALLVGSDYTIGLQGVGPVTALEILSIFPPNQTQEYTLSNQQLLSGLKEFKSWYLKGKTGGSGRSSLKNKLKNVTFVDNFPSCQVVEAYLDPKIETSRTPFSWSKPDITGLTVFAKEKFGWTMKKTEDILNPVIKKIEENRSQKCIKDYFKTKFKVDAKSIDGIVSKRVKSAISRIGKSQDELIADEMIELEKAKDKVNGKKSSKLTQNPKKIRKKIDKGENETNSSESIKEQSNISRNNVDTKNQALTSQKCKTNTKEKKDNNKKQSDEPVNRDISKTKSNKRKGKVPKSKSLHLEQVSELKDYENIAIELKTRRKRKNELLKLKTEDPSKKKQKVLPLLPPILEEIPKNLEGDTEIQMLIATTSHSNQRVEEITKEAFKALEVTPTKKVGPNTSLHKPDLIHQRLRDKSNLLRNKMKAIEVFRKSKKGPGYVSKRKKKLVLPKEDAELSENSD from the exons ATGGGTGTTCACGGACTCTGGAAATTAATTGAGTCGTCTGGAAAACCAGTACCATTAGAGACACttgaaaacaaagttttagCAGTAG ATGTCTCGATTTGGCTTCATCAAGCAATTAAAGGCTTTCAGGACAACAAAGGAGCACCTATTGCAAATGCTCATTTGCTGGGAATATATCACAGGGTTTGCAAATtactatattttaaaattaaaccaatCTTTGTTTTTGATGGAGGAGTACCTACCCTTAAAAGACAAACTATT gCCAAGCGGAACCAGTATAGATCGAAAAACTCCTCTGAAGCAGACAGGCTACAAAGGCAACTTATTAGTACCCTTTTGAAACATACAGCAATAAGTAAAGTACTATCAGAAAAAACAAAAGCAAGCTTGCCACTTCTAAAAAAATCTAGTACAAAGTATGACACTCTCTATGATCCACCTTCAGCAGATTTTGATTCTCTAGAGTCTTCAGATGAAGAAGTCACTGGTAGCTCAAGTACTACAGATTCAAGTCCAACAAAGCAATGGGATTTGCATTCAATTGATACCACTAGTCATTATTTTAAATCTTTACCTTTAGAAGTGAAGCATGAAATATTGACAGATTTGAAAGATACAAGGAAACAGAATTCATGGGGCAAACTTCACCAACTCCCCAAGCAAAGTgatgatttttctaattatcaGATGAAGAGACTTCTAAAAAGGCAAGAAGTTCAAACAGCATTAGATAATGTTTTGAAAGAAATGGGTGGAATGTCATTATCCTTAGCTGAATTAGAATCTCTTCTCAATGATCAAGGTATAAAAACCAACAATGATTCTAATTTCGGAAAGCGAATAGCTTCTGATAATAAAACTagatatttatacataaaagaTATTCAGAAAGAAATTAAGGAATCAGAAAAGGCAGAAGAGACCAAGAAAACCAGTGTATCTAATACAAATGAGCAGGAAG aattaaaaGAAGCTATTCAACTGTCTCTCCAAGAAACTCCATCTACTTCTAATTTTGAAGCAGCCGATTTAACAATAGAAACCAAAGCTGActtggaagaagaagaagagctaCAAAGAGCTATTCAGTTGTCTCTAGGAAAAAACCCGCATTTAAAAGAACTGAAGccatcattttcatttttagaaagtttCAATGATGGAGACTTCCAGTCTAGTTCAGAGGAAGATTTTGAAGATCTCacacaaacatttaataaaCCCACTGTAAAAGCAATGTCTTCTGCCCAAAATTATATGATGGAATATAGTGGATTAACTCCTgctgaaattgagaaaataattggtgacaataaaaatttatatttaagttttaaaaatgcCAAGTTAACTGAATTGAATGCTGATTTGGTTAGAGAATCCGAGCAGTCAAAAGGTAAagagcaaaaaaatttgaaaggagAGGATATAATCAAACAAACACAATCTGaagatcaaaataataaaaattcaagtatGACAAATAGTGAACAGACTCCCAAACAAGATGAAACTGATGTAGAAGATGACATTGAACTAATGTCAAACAGTGATTCAGATGATGATGATTTCTGTACTGTTGATATTACTGAAAAAGATATATCTAAAGAAAAAGGTGTGAAAAATACCAaggataatttattattaaaagaaaaccaacctataatttttgaagttgttATTGATCCTAATAAAATTGAAGCTGATGATCTCTTTGGAGACATATTTGAAGCAAATACTGTAAAAGATCTCCAGGGAGATTTTCTAGCAAaagaaaatcttcataataatgttaaaacattagaaaatttcattgaacCCAACCATAAAGATGATCGTTCTAAAGATAGTTCTAATGCTCCTTTGGTTGATGAGAAAAAATTAGTTGACTCAATGGAACAAGATTCTATtgacaaagaaaaaagtaatatttgtaaagattttattaataacaaaactaaaataGATGAAGTAAATAATGAAGAATCAGTTGAAGAAAATGATcaagttgatgaaaataaagaaaaaatgaatttgagcGACAATATAACATTAACTATGCCTGCAGTACCCAAGTTAACAATACAGGAGATGCAAGAATTGAAAGATAATCTTATGCACGATAAAATAGATATTATaagagaaaaatcaaaaaaggaGAGATTAGCAAATAATATTACTGATCAAATGTACCAGGAAGCTCAG gAATTGCTAGAATTATTTGGTGTGCCCTATATTGTAGCACCAATGGAAGCAGAAGCACAATGTGCATTTCTAGATGAGATAGAATTGACAAATGGAACCATTACTGATGACAGTGATATCTGGTTATTCGGTGGTAAaacagtatataaaaattttttcaatcaaagtAAATATGTCATGGAGTTTAAATCTGAAAACATTGAGCACCATTTCAAACTAAATCGACAACAAATGATTTTACTGGCCTTATTAGTGGGAAGTGATTATACAATAGGGCTTCAAGGAGTAGGGCCTGTCACTGCACTAGAAATACTTTCAATCTTTCCTCCAAATCAGACTCAAGAATACACTCTTTCTAATCAACAACTGTTATCTGGATTAAAAGAATTCAAATCTTGGTATTTGAAGGGCAAAACAGGAGGATCTGGTAGGtcaagtttaaaaaataaattaaaaaatgtgactTTCGTAGATAATTTTCCAAGTTGCCAAGTAGTTGAGGCTTATTTAGATCCAAAAATAGAAACTAGTAGGACACCATTTTCTTGGAGTAAACCTGATATAACTGGTCTTACAGTCTTTGCCAAAGAAAAATTTGGTTGGACAATGAAAAAAACAGAAGATATACTGAATccagtaattaaaaaaatagaagaaaacagatctcaaaaatgtattaaagattatttcaaaacaaaatttaaagtTGATGCCAAGAGTATAGATGGTATAGTTAGCAAAAGAGTGAAGAGCGCTATTAGTAGAATCGGAAAAAGTCAAGATGAATTGATAGCTGACGAAATGATTGAGTTAGAGAAAGCAAAAGATAaagttaatggaaaaaaatcttctaaattaACTCAGAATCCAAAAAAGATAAGGAAAAAAATAGACAAAGGAGAGAATGAAACGAATTCAAGTGAAAGTATAAAAGAACAAAGTAATATTTCTAGAAATAATGTAGATACTAAAAATCAAGCTCTTACTagtcaaaaatgtaaaacaaatacaaaagagaagaaagataacaataaaaaacaaagtgaTGAACCTGTGAATAGGGATATAtctaaaacaaaatcaaataaaagaaaaggtAAAGTACCCAAATCAAAATCTCTACATTTAGAACAGGTTAGTGAGTTGAaagattatgaaaatattgcaaTTGAATTGAAGacgagaagaaaaagaaaaaatgaattgcTGAAATTGAAAACAGAAGATCcctcaaagaaaaaacaaaaagttctCCCATTACTACCTCCAATTTTGgaagaaataccaaaaaatttgGAAGGCGATACAGAAATCCAAATGTTGATTGCCACAACTTCTCACTCTAATCAAAGGGTAGAGGAAATTACCAAGGAAGCCTTCAAAGCTCTTGAAGTAACACCAACCAAAAAAGTAGGCCCCAATACAAGCCTTCATAAACCAGATTTAATACATCAAAGATTGCGAGATAAGTCTAATTTACTGAGAAACAAAATGAAAGCAATCGAAGtatttagaaaatcaaaaaaaggtCCTGGATATGTTtcaaaaaggaagaaaaaactaGTTTTGCCCAAGGAAGATGCAGAATTATCTGAAAACagtgattaa